CGTACACCGTCCCCATCATGGCCTTTGCCTTCGTGTGCCACCCTGAGGTGCTGCCCATCTATACAGAGCTCAAGGAGTAGGTGTCAGGATCGGGGCTCAGCTGCCGTACGCCGTTTGGGAACTGGACGTGCTCCTGAAGGGGGGTTGACAGGGGCCAAGTCATTTATCGGAGAATTTCGTGGCTGCATGAGGGGCGGCTGGGCAAGGAGGAGGCTCCCCTGGCTACCTGCCAGGGGGGCCGCAGGCCTGGGGAGCCTCCCCGCGTGGCCCAGCACAGCGCCAACCCCCCACCGCCCGCAGCCCCTCCAAGAGGAAGATGCAGCACATCGCCAACCTGTCCATCGCCGTCATGTATGTCATGTACTTCCTGGCTGCCCTCTTCGGCTACCTCACCTTCTACGGTATGGCTGGACCGTGGGGGCAGAGGCGGAGGCCAGGCTGGGGGGCAAGGGGCTGGCCAGTGGCCATGGCACCCTGCGCACCACAGGCGCTCACTAGGTGTGTGACGCCTGACTGTGCCCGCAGCTGTGGAGGTGAGTCTGTGGCCGCTCCCCACAGTGTCAGGGTCCGCCCAGGCTCAGAGCCCAGCCCCTCCCCGGGCCGCCTGCTGACCACCCTCCCCGCCTGCCACAGCCGGCGTGGAGTCCGAGCTGCTGCACACCTACAGCAAGGTGGACCCGTTTGACGTGCTGGTGCTCTGCGTGCGCGTGGCCGTGCTGACGGCAGTCACACTCACGGTGCCCATCGTTCTGTTCCCGGTGAGCCAGCGGGAGGTGGCGGGTACGGGCAAGGGCGTGGGGGGCCCGAGGCGGGAGGGGGGCGCTGCCGGGCGGATAACTTGCCGCCCACACCACCAGGTGCGCCGCGCCATCCAGCACATGCTATTCCAGGAGCGGGAGTTCAGCTGGCTGCGTCATGCGCTCATCGCCGCTGGCCTGCTCACCTGCATCAACTTGCTGGTCATCTTCGCCCCCAACATCCTGGGCATCTTTGGGGTCATTGGTGAGGAGCTGTCCCTACTGTGTGTAGAGGCAGGGTACTGCCCCAGAGGAATGCCCTTCTGCAGATCCTGGCAGGCCCCCGAGCTCGTGCCCTACACATACGTGATGGCTGCCAGCCATGTGCAGAGGGTGGCCTGCTAAGGTCTTGTCCTCACGGCTATTTTAATCCCTTTTGAGGGCTCAGAACCATAACCCAGTTCCCCTTGCTGTGGGGGAGGGTGAAGCCCAGGGGGTCAGGGGCCTCCGCACAGGATCCTGGGTCCTGTCCCTATTTCacatgtgaggaaactgaagtcccCAGAGACCGAAGGACAGAGTCCTGTGGCTGGTCAGTGGGGGGCTCGGGTCACCCCAGGACCGAGGGACTGGAGGTCTGGTGCTCGGGCCACTGTCCCATGCCAGTCAGACTCTGAGCTATAAGGTCAGACAACTCTGAGACATCCTTGGGGGAGCCCATCTCGGGAGGCCGACTCCCCAGCCAGATTCTGCAGGGACTGACACTCAGACCTCGGGCTGGGTATCACAGCGATCATAAGCGGTTCTCTCCGTTCCCTATGTCCGAAATCCAACTCTAAATGAATTAAGCAGAAAGAAATGTATTGGCTCAGATAATGGAAAAGCCTTCAGGAATGGCTATACCCAGGAGCCCAGTACCCACAAGGCTTCACCTGTCCTCCTGGCCTGCATTTCCTCTTTGCTGGCTTCATTCACTGACAGATTCCTCTGATACCGTCAGTCCTGGTGGACAGAGAgcaaggggaggggctggtgggctctcCAGGGAAGCCCAAGAGCAGATTCCCCCCGTGAGAACGCTCGGTCTCGCTGGAGAGCCCAGCCCTCGACGTGAGCCCACGGTGGCCATGCCTTGCCCCTCGCAGGTGCCACGTCTGCCCCATGCCTCATCTTTATCTTCCCTGCCATCTTCTATTTCCGCATCATGCCCACTGAGAAGGAGCCCGCGAGGTCTACCCCCAAAATCCTGGTGCGCGGGACCTGGAGGTCAGTGGGttgggtggggctgagggggcTGTCCTGACCTCCATCCGACCCTGACTTCTGACCCCACAGGCCCTTTGCTTTGCTGTGCTTGGCTTCTTGCTAATGACCATGAGCTTGAGCTTCATCATCAGTGACTGGGCCTCAGGGACGGGCCATCACGGAGGGGGCCACTAGGACGCCCCCATCCCATTTTCCCTGTCCGGAACCTGGAGCCCCAGTCCCCGTCAGGggcagctggggaaggagaaagatgGGGCAGTAGGACTGCATTTGGCCCTGCCCCACATCCTCTCTGTGGAAGGATTCTGTTAGAGCTGGGACCAAGGCCCTGCCGCCCGAGGGGCTTCCTGAGCGGGGGGAGCAGGTGAGGctgtccccctgccccctccctgctgccccagaTCCCAGCCAGGCCCCTTAGCGCCCTTAAATGGATGTATACACTGAGGCCCAGCAGTCAGCAGTGGcctcctgaggtcacacagcctgcAGGGGCACagagagctggagcccaggcccgCAGCCCTGCACCCAGCCTGTAGCCCCACTGCCGAGCCACAGTCCGCGCCCTGGGCTCCTGccccccagcctgcctgccctccctcctgTTCCCTGGGCCCAACTGAGAGcttaccccctcctcctccatccctccaGCAGCCCCACACTGAAGCTAGCAGTTTCTTTTGAGGGAGACACTAGCACAGGCACCCCCaagggccctgccctgccccttcacCAGCCCCGGGGAGGCTGGGACTCCCCCACCGGCCTGGCCACGGCTCACATTCCAGGGCTGGGGCATGAGCCTCTCTTCCTGGGGCCGAAGCCCCCAGGACCAGTCCGGGCAGGGGTGGAGAGGCCTGCAGCCCCTTTTATAAATACTATACAGAAGACCAGCTGTGTTTTATATTCTTGAGCTGCACGGTCCTTGGGTTCCTGAAAAGTGGGGTGGGAACTGGGACAGGAGCAGTGGGGAAAAGCCCTCCTGCCTCTCTGGGATCAGGCTGAGGACAGGGCGCGTCCCCTACccttcccagccccctcccaaacCACACAGTGGCATGCTCAGACCCGGCTCTGGGCCTGGGCCAGGCTCACACAGACCTGCTTTCTCACGGGGCGAGGTGGGGAGGAATTAATGAGGCCCCAGGAAATGGGACAGAGAGAGGCCTCCGGAAGGGAGCAACGTGAGGCGCATCCCCCAGCAGCTCCAGGGAGGGTCTGAGCTGGGGGCAGCGAGCCCCGCAGAAGCCCTGCAGAAGGCCCCCTGTCCTCCCCTGGCTGCCATGTCGACCCTGTCAACTGCTTGAGTCGGGACAAAATCCAGGGATCTTGTGCCCTGTCAGGCTGGCCGTTTAGTAATAGTAAACCCACCGTGAATCAGGTGGGTCAGTGAGAGCTCGAAAGTGGGGCCCTGAGGCTTGGCAGGGGGAGTCcaaggcagagcagaggctgcaagGGGGCAGGGCAGCCCCAGGTGCCCTGGCCGCCAGAGACTGGGTCGCTGCCCATTGCCCAGGGCAGGCACAAACCAGCTGGGACCCAGTGGGACAGAGCGGCCAGGCCTTGGCACCAGACCCTCATTAGGAGAGACCCCGGCTAGGCTGCTGGGGAGATAGGCACAGGAAAAATCCAGTTTGCCCTGCCAAGACGGCTGCCAGCTTGGGGAGCCCCTGCAGAAAGAAATTCCTTAAGCTGGTGGCTGCTAGGCGCAAGGCAGTGCCAGCTGATCCTAGGGGGGCTTCCTGAGCCCGCATCCCATTGGCCCTGGGCACCTGACCCCAGCCTGGACTCACCCGGAGCCCATGGCCCCAGAGAAGAGCCGGACACCAGCCTGGAGGGGCTGCAGCCCAGGGCGAGGAGCGGCTCTCTggcatctctggcttctttctcatTGGAAGGGGCCATAGTCCTGCATGGGACCCTGGGCTCTGGGGAGTGTGGGGCACTAAAGGGCAGAGTCCATCCCGCTCACAGACCCTGGGGGTCTTTTCTCACACTACCTCCCTCTAAAGAAGGCTGCAGGTCTGGCCACAGGACTGCCTGCGTTGTCTCAAGGCCCCAGGCCTGGATGCTGGCCTCTCAGACCAGGGGTGCAGCAGTTCCCGGCaccccgcacacacacacagctggggtggaggagggactCGAGCCTGCTGGACAACATCGCTGCCTGCCTGGCAAGGTCTCCTTTGGCCTGGCCCCTAGGCAGGTTCCAGGGGGAGGGGGAAACGATGTGGCCACTACACTGTACCCAAAAGCCAACCAGCCACATGattgtttaaaaatgaatatttcttgTCCCTGGACAATATTTCTTGTCCGAATAATGGCTTGTCCCATTCGGCCTCCGTGAGGATGGATCTGTAGGCCCTTGGTCATCGTTAAGCTTCTTTGTATGTTTGGAAGAAtttcccaggttttttttttttcttctcttttgtttttaaaaatctgctctaaaaaaaaagtgCTCTGCTTGGAATATTAACAAGCCCGAGCAGTGAGAAGTCTAGCACGGAAGTCTTCTATACGTCGTCACTGTTTTCCTTGTCAATGCTTGTAACAGAAACATCAGCTGatgtagggaaggaaaaagggCCAACGCTGGGCCTTGGTCTCCCTGCGCAGCGGCTGCCCTGTCTGCAGCACCCTCACTCTGTACCCATGCACACATTCACCGGTCCACGGGAAAGGGGCTCACCCACTCATTCGACGAGGATTTCTCAAGATTTCCCGCATGCCAGGCACTCTCCCGGCAACTGCACACACAGCAGTGAGCAAAGTGAAGACCCCTGTCTCCCGGGAACTTACATTCTAAGTGGGGCATTGGAATCGGACCTGAAACACGAAACATAGGCCATTATATCGCTGGTTAGAAGGTGATCAGGTCAGTATTGTGGGAAGGAAAACTGGCAAGCTAAGGGTGACAAGGCGGAGGGGTTAGGAAGTGGGTCGCCGTGGGCCTCACCCAGAAAGGGAGGTTGGATCAGATTTGGAGAGAGAGGAAGCCAAGGATGCCTGCAGGAGGGACCCGCTAGCGCAGAGCCCTGAGGCAGAACGCGCCTGGTCTGTGGCAGGGGATGCCAGGAGGCCACGTGGTTGATCATGAGTGAGGCAGGAGCGGGTAGAAGGGGCGAGTGGGGCTGGTGGCAGGGTTGTGTTGTGGGCAGGTGTTGTGGGGTCTTGTCAGTCACCGTACAGACTTCGGGTGAGCGCCAGGGCAAGGTCCTGAACAGAGGAGGGGCAGGATCCACCTCTGTAGCAGCTGTCTTCAGTGGATTATTCTGGCTGCTGAGAGTCCAGGGTAGGGGCTGGGGAAGCCGAGGGAACGCTGACGCAGGGCTGTTGCAGTCGGTCAGGCGGACACGTGCGCGCTGTGGCTCAGCCCAGCTGGTGGCACAGTTGGGTGAGGCACTGGGCATGTCCTGAAGGTGGGCACAGCAAGGTTTCCTGATGGCTTGGGTCTGAGGGGAGGAGCAGAGACAAGACAGGGTGATTCCAGGGCTGTCTACCCTGCACCCGTTGAGGGGGCTACAGGGACAGGATTGGGAAGGGAGGTCAGTTTTGCAGACCTCCAAGTGGAGATGCCAGCGTGGCTGTCGGGCAAGTGCCTCCATGTAGCAGGGTGGCCAGCACTAGGGCACCAGGGAGGGGGAGCAGGTGGATGGCACCTAGGGCCGGGGCCTGTTGTGCTGGGGAGGGGCTCTCCCCTGGGTgcaggtggggaaggtgaggcgGAAGCAGCAGAAGCAGCCGGGACGGGGTCCCCAGGGGAATGCGGGCCTCGAGTGTGCGAGGTGTGCGGGTGGACAGCAGGCCgctgggctgggcctgggctgggctgggagccgGAGGGGGCAAGTGCAGGCGGCCAGTGCGGCTGAGAGGAGCTGGCCAGCGAGGCCGGAAGCCTGGGAGGAAGGCGCCCCCGGAGGGCGGGGGCCGAGGGCGCGGCTGGACCACAGCGGGTGGAGGCTGCAAGGTGGCCTGGGGTCCGCACGGGCCAGTCCCGGCAGCGCGGGCGGGCCCAGAGGACTGGTCCAGACGTCCGCCCGGACCTGCGGCGGGGCCTTCCAGCAACGGGCTAACCGGAAAACAGCCGGAACCAGTGCCGCCGACTGAAGTCCCTTAGAAGGAAAACGCTGGCGGAACGCAAGCGCTCAGAAACCTGCCCGGCCCGACCTGCAACGCCGCCTCCCCACAGGCGCGGCCCCATCAGGCGGCCTCTGCTGCCCCCTGGCGACCACCACGGGCCAAGCAGCCGGGCCGGGGCTCCGGGGCGCGGGAGGTCGGTGGCCTCGGTCCGCGCTGCGCCCGAAGCCCGCCAGAGGGCGCCGCTGCCGCACGGAGCCCGGCCGGCGTCCCACCGCCCCCGCCTCCCGCCTCCCGCCTCCCAGAGAGGCCCGGAAGAGGAGGGGCAGCGCTCTCAGGCCGCTTCCGGCTCCCGCGCGGCACCGGGACGGAGGGGGAGGCCGCCGGGGGAGGGCGGGGCGCGCGGCGACGGGGAGCCGGGTGGAGAGGTGGACGTGCGCGGGGCGTGTGGGGCACGGGCGCGGGCGGGGCGGCGCCCCGCGGGCCCCCGACCTTTTCCCGAGAGACGCAGAGCCCTGGGGGTGCCGGGGGTGGGCGGGGCCAGGCGGGCCCCCAGCGACGGAGAAACGGGAAGGGGGCGCCGGCTGGGGCGGTGGGGAGCCTTTCGTTCAGCGTTCTTCAGACGCTTGCGCAGTGGCCGTTTCAGTGGAGAAGGCTGAAAGGGGGGCCGTTGGAAGCAAGCTCAGCCCGGTTACATGTGCCCCCCCGCACCCCGCAGCCCCTTCTCCAGGGGGCAAGGGACTCCCCCTCCCGCCGCCTGTCCCGCCCACGGGGCCCATCTCAGAGCAGCGAGAGGGAGCGTTAGAAGAGCAGGTGTGTCACCCCCCACTGCCCTCCTGTAAAAGCCCTCCGGTCATTTCCATCACTatgaaatcccggggcaaaatacctctaaaaaccgaaatcagtcaaagggagaaataaagtttaaaatccgtttattgcttacaaactgtagtctAGAGCCGTtactctctttcctgctccagcagaagcaaaaccggcccccCTCCCTCCTCTCGGGTACTGATacgccctccctccctgccctccctgcccggGTAATTACCcgctgatacggagatgaacttctctccacccctgaggaaggATTCAAATGCACTAGAGCCctacttctttctacctctgaacgcctattgatacacagatatactaaagccaggcgagaaattctcgaaatattacagttttacccacaaaaaTGCAAACTTTAACCTGCC
The DNA window shown above is from Manis javanica isolate MJ-LG chromosome 3, MJ_LKY, whole genome shotgun sequence and carries:
- the SLC38A3 gene encoding sodium-coupled neutral amino acid transporter 3 isoform X1, producing the protein MEAPLQTEMVELVPNGKHAEGPLPVTPTRAGGQRVEGPGQSCVEGEGFLQKSPGKEPHFTDFEGKTSFGMSVFNLSNAIMGSGILGLAYAMANTGVVLFLFLLTAVALLSSYSIHLLLKSSGIVGIRAYEQLGSRAFGTPGKLAAALAITLQNIGAMSSYLYIIKSELPLVIQTFLNLEEQTSDWYMNGNYLVILVSVSVILPLALMRQLGYLGYSSGFSLSCMVFFLIAVIYKKFHVPCPLLSSLANSTGNFSLVEVSREEARLQGETEATASCSPSYFTLNTQTAYTVPIMAFAFVCHPEVLPIYTELKDPSKRKMQHIANLSIAVMYVMYFLAALFGYLTFYGMAGPWGQRRRPGWGARGWPVAMAPCAPQALTRCVTPDCARSCGAGVESELLHTYSKVDPFDVLVLCVRVAVLTAVTLTVPIVLFPVRRAIQHMLFQEREFSWLRHALIAAGLLTCINLLVIFAPNILGIFGVIGATSAPCLIFIFPAIFYFRIMPTEKEPARSTPKILVRGTWRRLQVWPQDCLRCLKAPGLDAGLSDQGCSSSRHPAHTHSWGGGGTRACWTTSLPAWQGLLWPGP